One segment of Paenibacillus sp. FSL R7-0337 DNA contains the following:
- a CDS encoding YqkE family protein, with protein MAKKKKNTPAPRPAATDAPATLKDMLSGEVLEKLKAQSDALKAEEQNKKEAVLKAAEDKRKAEQKRLENDFGHLLENSNQDWSKFK; from the coding sequence ATGGCAAAAAAGAAGAAGAATACACCGGCCCCGCGCCCTGCGGCAACGGATGCCCCGGCAACCCTGAAGGATATGCTGAGCGGCGAGGTGCTGGAGAAGCTAAAGGCGCAGTCCGATGCGCTCAAGGCAGAAGAACAGAACAAGAAGGAGGCTGTCCTAAAGGCAGCCGAGGATAAGCGGAAGGCGGAGCAGAAGCGGCTGGAAAATGATTTCGGCCATCTGCTGGAGAACAGCAATCAGGACTGGTCCAAATTTAAGTAA
- a CDS encoding RtcB family protein: MNSMEHQAEEMSRYKHEVALPGGDLKIYASEQLFGTLDYKVLEMANNNLQIPGIEYMSYTPDVHVGVGTCIGTTAVWDAQSGYVSPSIVGSDIGCGMRVHLTNLHMDDLREVKLRRKLVRAIEKYLPMEAQQRGHYSDIRLENIVRKGLNGLPNKYIPDSYTPKKSSALSHVEISKLGFDEEILNELPDMAWHRGHRQLGTLGGGNHFVEIQAIEIAEEQREVAEAWGLKDGQIAVMIHSGSRAWGGMVNQFCTPAFAKVMGQLGLGSADPRLIYAPLAHPQAQRYVNLMYSALNYAVVNRHMIAYGVREGFRDVFGTKCELRTLYDLMHNYAWEEKTSSGSKFVHRKGATRALPAEHADNPRPYAATGHPALIPGSMGTASYIMVGQPGGEENYYSICHGAGRIRSRSATKRLVSVQEFSRSMKVGTEDEIVVNQHSLESIIDESPQAYKNVDEIIESVTGAGLAAVVAKCKPLAAIKGTK, from the coding sequence ATGAATAGCATGGAGCACCAAGCGGAGGAAATGTCCCGCTATAAACATGAGGTGGCCCTTCCGGGCGGCGACCTCAAAATCTACGCCAGTGAGCAATTATTCGGTACGCTGGATTACAAGGTCCTGGAGATGGCTAACAATAATCTGCAGATTCCCGGCATCGAATATATGAGTTATACGCCGGATGTGCATGTAGGCGTCGGAACCTGCATCGGTACAACCGCTGTCTGGGATGCCCAATCAGGCTATGTGTCGCCGTCCATTGTGGGCAGTGACATCGGCTGCGGGATGCGCGTGCATCTGACCAACCTGCATATGGATGATCTGCGTGAAGTGAAGCTGCGCCGCAAGCTGGTCCGCGCCATTGAGAAATATCTGCCGATGGAGGCCCAGCAGCGCGGCCACTACAGTGATATCCGGCTGGAGAATATCGTACGCAAGGGGCTGAACGGCCTGCCGAACAAATATATCCCGGACAGCTACACGCCGAAGAAATCAAGTGCGCTGTCCCATGTGGAGATCAGCAAGCTCGGCTTCGATGAAGAGATTCTGAATGAGCTGCCGGACATGGCCTGGCACCGGGGCCACCGCCAGCTTGGAACTCTTGGCGGCGGCAATCATTTCGTGGAGATTCAGGCGATTGAGATCGCAGAGGAGCAGCGGGAAGTAGCCGAAGCCTGGGGGCTGAAGGATGGGCAGATTGCCGTTATGATCCACTCCGGCTCACGGGCCTGGGGCGGTATGGTCAATCAGTTCTGCACCCCGGCGTTCGCCAAGGTCATGGGCCAGCTGGGGCTGGGCAGCGCTGATCCGCGCCTGATCTATGCACCTCTGGCGCATCCTCAGGCTCAGCGCTATGTTAATCTGATGTACTCGGCACTGAACTATGCGGTTGTGAACCGTCACATGATTGCTTATGGAGTCCGTGAGGGCTTCCGGGATGTCTTCGGCACGAAGTGCGAGTTGCGTACCCTTTACGATCTGATGCACAATTACGCCTGGGAAGAGAAGACTTCCTCAGGCAGCAAGTTCGTCCACCGTAAGGGGGCTACCCGCGCTCTGCCGGCAGAGCATGCGGATAATCCGCGCCCTTATGCAGCGACCGGACATCCGGCGCTGATTCCCGGCTCGATGGGCACCGCATCCTATATCATGGTCGGCCAGCCCGGCGGGGAAGAGAATTATTATTCCATCTGCCATGGTGCAGGACGTATCCGTTCCCGCTCGGCCACCAAGCGGCTGGTGAGTGTCCAGGAATTCTCCCGGTCGATGAAGGTAGGAACGGAAGATGAGATTGTTGTGAACCAGCATTCCCTGGAATCTATTATTGACGAATCTCCCCAAGCCTATAAGAATGTAGATGAGATCATAGAAAGCGTTACGGGCGCCGGCCTGGCTGCCGTGGTGGCCAAGTGCAAGCCGCTCGCAGCGATAAAGGGGACGAAATAG
- a CDS encoding helix-turn-helix domain-containing protein — MKYTELCPRLQKSMDIIGRRWTGLIIYQLLQGPQRFGEIESSLPVSGRLLSERLKELEQEGIVLREVFPDTPVRIQYSLTGKGRALESVIRDLQVWSESWITEEECRSAFSPPTQPQ; from the coding sequence ATGAAATACACAGAGTTATGTCCAAGATTACAAAAAAGCATGGATATTATCGGCAGACGCTGGACGGGCTTAATCATCTATCAGCTGCTCCAGGGCCCCCAGCGCTTCGGGGAAATCGAGTCCTCACTGCCTGTCAGCGGCAGGCTGCTGTCTGAACGGCTGAAGGAGCTGGAGCAGGAAGGCATCGTGCTGCGCGAGGTGTTCCCGGATACCCCCGTCCGCATCCAATATTCGCTTACAGGCAAAGGCCGGGCGCTGGAATCCGTCATTCGCGATCTTCAGGTCTGGTCGGAATCATGGATTACGGAAGAGGAATGCCGTTCCGCCTTCAGCCCTCCTACGCAACCTCAATAA